ttggttctgtccaaaacttagatttcttcactaagtggttggtttccccaaagatttgaatccgaggaccatgcaatacattggttctgtccaaaacttagatattttcattaagtagttatttttcccataggtttgaatccgaggaccatgcaataccttggttctatccaaaacttagatattttcattaagtagttggtttccccataggtttgagtccgaggaccatacaataccttagttctgtccaaaacttagatattttaattaagtggttggtttccccataggtttgagtccgaggaccatgcaataccttggttctgcccaaaacttagatattttcattaagtagttggtttccccataggtttgagtccgagaaccatacaataccttggttctgtccaaaacttagatttcttcattaagtggttggttttcccataggtttgaatccgaggaccatgcaataccttggttctgtccaaaacttagatattttcattaagtttgGGGGAACCAGCCCCTCGTCCCAGGTGTGGGACGTTGATTTGACGTTGGAAGCCCCAAGAACTGCCCGTGCCACTGGTACTTCaaagcgcagcccctagtggaactttacgttAGGGCACAACAACGGACCATTGGTAGTGGTGAAGGGACTTTCTCGATCCACCGCttgtgccaacgcacaagcctccccacaaacggcgccaattataaggactcaatttgtaacgatcccaaaacCAGTCTTaggttcgtacgttaaaaggcccgaacaatataatttgtagagcatgaGTTTGAAAGGCCTGGCCTTGATCACCGaacggtggttagtcatggtattCATGATGGACACACAGGGACGAGCCATGGTTGTCCATGGATCTTGCCCATCCCACCTTCTTTTTGGAGCCTAagcctttacattatatagcccttcatGGTTGATCCTGAtcctccatctgttgatcaggcaggtaccTATTCGAGtatctgtcccatcagctgCATCCccctactttctgttagttgcaacaaccgaagccacactgttcaggagtcttttcccatcaatatGGCCAGGACGTTTgtgggcgcattcaatgcggagggacgtcttttccttgaaccactcccacTCTGTTCCCCCATGtgagtcccattctactcgccttttcttctgGGGGCGCTTCGGAGGTTGCCTTGGACGACATGCctctcttccctttgaagtctcgggatgccgaggacagggtcatcctcggctgcacCTCTAGGCTGTTTGGTCCTTCACCACTCGTCCTTggcaactactctcctcggcacgggccctaggtcctaatggaaagtgggtcGGGTCATAAGTTCTTTGGCCCCACAGTTTAGATTGGTGATTAGTGGCGGTGTGCCAATTGGTGAAGAACATaggttttgtgggtttgtggtggtggatCGTGGCCGGTGGCAGATCGATGGTGGGTTTTGCCATGGATTGGTTGTGAGTTGTGGGCTGGGTTGGGTTGACACAACAGTgagtggtggtgatggtggtggtgtcGTGAGGGGCTGTGGGTTGCAAAAAGGGAAGAGAGGGAGAAGACAGAGATAAAGATGaatagtgagaaaaaaataataaataggtgTTTAtggtatatattattttattatgatgtttatattattttattgtattaaaagctaaaatagatctacTGCTGCAACATGTGAGTAggtaaaaaagataaaataactttttatgaTGCCAAGTAGCTAAAATTGTAGCTCCACTACTTTGGATGCTCATGGAGGTAGGTTTTGGTGGCAGTTTGAAACTAATGTGTTTATAGATATGGGCTCCATTGAAGGGAAGGCAACAATTGAATGGGGGTGATGACAATTTAGCCGTGTATGGTTGTATAGGCTGTTTAGCGTTTTGCTTTTATGGTTGTGTTGGTTATTTGCTCATGTTCTATTGCAATTTTGATATGGGTTAAGTTTGTATTGCACATAATATTTTGAATTCCATTCAAAGGACCGATTCAGTTAGTTATTAGAACAAAATCTTTCAATGCCAATTTAAATTGATGTAccgttttatatatatatatatatatatatatatatatatatatataaaatgagttcaagttacaccttttttacaccgtaaatttttttaaaatctaacgattgaaaaacatcattaaATGTTATTCATTTTCCCCTCATTACCTAATTAatactgtaattttttttttcactctttccttattaatttctttccatacttttttttttcctttttctttccaccTGTAGAGCAcaatatccttttttttctttctagccGTTAAAGAGCACTATATGGTTTTGGTGTGGGCAGAAACTTCAATatgagttatttatttttttatttttttatacaggatagaaattctactataacctaatttaagtgtatatgtgtgtgaaattctcttttggagacttgaatcccgaCTCTTACTCCCCACACCCTAcaaagtacttatacttgtagagtgaccaccgCGTATCGGGGTGCACGGTGGTGTATGAGTTTTGAATTTGAGatgttttgttacttttgtacGAGACTTTGCTTTATTTCTCTGGCTAACAAGCAACACATGCATAGTCTTTATGTGCTAGGATGAGTTTTAGTCTTTAGATAcactatattatttaaaaaatcatactAACCTTTTTGCTGTGCGCCTGTGCCCACAACAAAACTATGAGATGGGTTATAATAacctaaaagaaataaatacaaGAAGCccactgatatatatatatatatatatatatatttaaaaaaaaggaaagagggaAGTGCTAGAGGTttagcaggaaaaaaaaatgataaaacatgGACACGACTTCGATTCCGCTGTTAAAAGCAATGAAAGAAAAGTTCAATGTTTTTTCATTCTCAATATTTACTCAGAAAATTgcttagaagaagaagaatggctGGATTTGGAGGGTGGAGAGACTCATTTAATGCTTCATCACTTATTTTTAGAAAGATGATGAGATGGCTAATAGTGTGTTTTTAACAGTTGgatttaataaaaatcaatagtttaaaaaatgtgtaactcttacaaagttacatcaggtgtaatttaaactctttttttttttctctctctctatatataaaacttgatcataaatttgtaattaattaagCTATCTCATTTAACAACATAAGTTCataaaagggtttttttttttttttttttttttttttttttttttttttaagattccattaaaattttaaatttcgtACATAAAGCACAAGTGTACAACTCAAAATTTCTCCAGAATGACTCAATGACCAAAATTTAGTTGAAATGGCTAGAATTCAACTGAAATTATGAAAGTAGTCTAATTTAGTGGcctcaatttttaatttttcaaaatagcCCTTGACCAAGTACAGCTAGTGTGTTTTATGCCaaagtaatttttatattttcaaaaaacccAGTTTCAATATATATCTTATAACAACAATATCTCTCTATAGTTTATGAAAAATAGGGATTAATGTGAGTTTcaattaactcaactagtaacattttttatcatcaaataaaggatATGATTTCAAATATTACACATTAAAATTGAAGCATTAAcgtgttttatttaattgtcttttttcACATAGTCTATGAGCAGGCTAGCAGCGATTAAGCTATGGTTTTTGTTGTcccaaaaaatgacaagatGGAAACTGttttaaaaagggaaaacacttagggtatgtttggtaactgtttttttcccttattttctgtttccaaaaataattttctatttttgagactaaaataCTTGTTTGGCAACTtaaaatggacagaaaacaaaaactgttctcaaaactcaatttgtgaaggaaattgaaaacatgtaaaatgctgttttcagtttttaattttcaaaaatcaataaaaacgtgtatttaaatttttttttttagagataattataacatgctgctaaccccgcagctcgaaccctttcccccctagatccccaagcactttgtgcatggggaggtACCAATTCAattacaaggcctttggcaaatgcgcatttaatttaatgaatctatctcatttaatgagttagtattagatttcaaattctagtaacaacatatttaaatattttctattttttttcttcaaaaaactatatttttaatttcaactaaccaaacatgttttttattttaaaaataaaagaaaattgttttttctttatattcctaaaaacaagtttttgaaaattgaaaacaaaaattgttaccaaacataaccttattTGTTGGCCCTcattgattctctctctctctctaaattacAAATCCACATTGGTCTTTGTAATCTTCCACATCAATCTatgaataattatataaaatccaTCCACAACTATCATaaccatgtaaatttacacagacactatttattttgtatttagtttttttattttttattttatgtatcaTGAATATGAAGAAAGAGagtaaaattggtgtgtatgaataaaaataaacaattaaaaaatcaagaaatgttttttggtatttaatgaaatagagtttaaaataaataatatgatgtgAGTTTGAAACATGgttatgtaaaatttttttttaaaaaaacttcttaaaataaatagaaaaatttgcATGAACTATTATGAATGCTTCTTAGGTTTTTACTTGCGTTGGTGCTTAGGTTtctattgtgaaattttcatAGTTGTGTTGTTACCATTGTCTTAGTGAAGccatgatttctttttttttggttaaaaggaacTTTCATAAACTAGAACGACAAAGGAGGAGCAGGGCAAAGCCTACTCAAATACAAACCACTCAAGTCAAAATCAACTAAACTAGAAATGTCCACAGGCGgactttcaaaaataaaaaaaccagcAGCTTGGCAACCACCCTTGCGAGCTAACGCATCCGCACATCTATTCATCTCAATTTCATCACAATCTCTAGTCCAtgtttttatttacattttacataaattttgcCAAATAAGATGGAATAGTTAtcttatatgatttttataaataattattaaatatatgcatGATCCATcttatatgataaaattttgattcaTAGAATCAACTTAATAGTGATTGCTCTTTATCAGTAAGCCAAGACACTAATTAATATGTAAAATCCACcataaatcatataaaaaaaaatccaccataAGTAATTTATCCTATATAATAAAGTAATTATCTTATGACATGTCTTGTGGAAGGTCCAACTCACATATTCAATGGATTGCCAAATAGCCAATTACCACAGTCCAtttgttttgtaaaaaatatttaccgcttttttcaaaagtttggtATGGTAGAAAACGTCGTTTGTAGTTGAATAAAAATAAGTACAACAAAagtggaaaacattttccactATTCAAAAGCAAAAACCATTTAAACCTAAAGGGTTGGTTTAGTGGTTTTTAAAGCATCATTATATTCATGAGATTTTAGGTATGAAAATTCTCGCCAATATCTTGGCAACAACAATTTTCTAGAATGTTACACATTCAAAAAACTACTATagataaactaaaattttattttcttagtcaAGGTCTATTTTCACGATTGAAAGTTTTGGTCATATACTTATTTGAAAGTAAAACAAGTGTatgtcaaataaatttttttttttttttaacacattgcAACCAAATAGAAATCAAGAAagattcatttttcaaaaaatgctttctattaaaaaaaaaaaaaacattaagattaataaaataaaagataagatTCAATTGGGCCCAATTCTCACTTTGAATCATAAATGCACCCAATTTCTGAAGGGTGAGATTGGGCCGAACGTGAGTTTGTTCAATTTCTTCTTGGGCTGTCAGTGTGTCTCTCGgtctctttttttggttgtttttatttCAGGTATTTTCAGCTATAGACAACCATTTTCGACTGAACCTTTGCTCACAGAgatagagtgagagagagaaatatggCAGGAGGGCATGGAGCGGGAACTACTTACAAGGGCATCACGGTGCATCAACCAAAGCGCTGGCACTCCATCACCGGCAAGGGCATGTGCGCTGTCATGTGGTCAGTGTTGTGTTTGACCttcatttcttcttttcaatttttgttttttctattaatCGAACccctaattttgtttttcacatCCTTTAATCAATTTCTTACTATCAATCAACTGGTTATCTTCTAATTCAGTATCTCAGATCTGCTTACTTCGTGTTATTTTATCGTAATCTAGTTTCTTCACTGTCTTTCTCAGGATCTGAAATGTGCGAACGCTATATAGAATtagtgaaaaaaattttatttttgatttggtgGAAATCTGtgttataaattataagtgGGTTTTAGCTGTAAATACTAAAAACatagaccccaaaaaaaaaaaaaaaaaaaatcttgatggGTCTCAGGATTCAACAACAGGGTTTTCGGAGCttagtttatttttagtatataatttagtatatatattttgccaAATAAATGAATGTTGACAATGATGGTATGTGtccatggtttttttttatttttatttttatttattattattatttttttctttcttaattgtGACTTTAATTTTCGGGTGTGTTTATGAACTTTATTGGAATTTGATATTTCAGGTTTTGGATTCTGTACAGAGCCAAACAAGATGCCCCTGTAGTACTGGTAAGAGTCAATTTTGTTTCAGCTTTCTCTGTATTTGACGCCTCTTTctttataatatgatttttttgaattttttttttcccccatgtTTCATCTTTAGGGTTGGCGACATCCTTGGGAGGGCCATGGTGATCATTCCCATGGCGATGAGCATGAACATTAGGTCTGTTGTATCTTTCTTTGCTTTTAGCTACTAAAAATTGGATGCCTAGTTATCATGAAGTGCTTTATCTACTGTTCAATCAAATGGGTTTATCCACTCTTTGGTACTTGTTTAAAAACTACTAGAGGAAGTCTTATTGCTTTCATTTGATTGTTTATTAATGAGAATGGAATTCCTCCTTATAGGCTATACTTACAAATCTTTCTTGTTTGAATTAAAGACTAGGTTTGTGTTAAAATGGGTCATGCTTGATGGCATATATGGATGCATATACATATTCTAAATATTGCTTGTATATTGGGAAATTACTGTAGCACACTGAAAAGAACCTAGCATTTGAAACTCTTTGACTAAACTATGTATAGGTTAATCCTAACTGATGGCAATTTAGCTTTTAAACCAACATTCTAGGAGGAATTGTTGTATACTTGTATATTCTGCATTGTGTAGTAAGTTGATTATTTCTGTTAAGTTTGAAATATTAGATAGTCATTGCTTATCTCTTATACATTTGTCCATTAAGACAGGCAGGCAATagagaagggaaaaaagaagggtttattttttggaaaaggtTTGTCTCCGAACATGTTTGGATCCTTGGGCTCCAACCACCAATAGAAAGATGACATGTATCCCGACTCACTTGGTTGGTTGGGTTAAGTTGATGTCATCTTCCTATTCTTGGTTGGAGCCCAAGGTTCCGAACATGTTTGGAGCCAAaatttgtccttttttttggagggggtgGGGAGGGGGGTGTTTGGGGAAGGAttgaaaaatttttattagaaaagtATTTTGAGAAGTGAAACCCTTGCCTTCTTTATATATCAACTTGTGAGCCCTCTTTTGGAAACTCAAGAGGAAAACAAACAATCTTCAAACTTCCAATATCAGTATAAAAACTGGTAAAGTAATTAGCCATAGACTTTGTTTCTCTATAAACACAATGAATTTACCAGAAAAACAGCAAGTGTAAAAGGTTCAGTCATAAGTTGGCAATACTCTTTCACTTTCTGTGGATtcagcactttttttttaaaggatcaTCTCAGTACGAGTCTGTATCCATATTACAGTCCTTTTCCACTTGTAACCCAAGCCTAAATTCCTAACTGTCCCCAATTCATCATGCAACACCAAGGCAGGTTAAATTCTTCTCAGATAACAAGCCATCCGGATTCAGCAACCAAATTCCTTCAGGAGAAGGGATACACctacctctctctctcgataagtaataagattttATTGAAGAAAATAAGCTACCTTATGCATACAAGATGTATgtgtaagagcatccacattggtggagctataattttagctatttggcaccacaaaaagctactttatctattttaccttctcactttacaaaacatccaacATCAGTgcttttattttagctttcaacacaataaaataatatatccactacaataaaataatatatctatttcaATAAACAACCatcacaaccaccaccatcGGTCAAGCACCGCTTCacacaacccaccaccaccactggtCAACCACCACTTCACACAGCCCACAAATAGAACCACCAAAATCAGCCCATAACTGcccaagaaaatcaacccacaaccacaataATAAAACCCATGGCAACCCAAGCCAACTTAGCCAAGAAAATCAACACACagccacaaaagaaaaactcaggCGAGATCCATCACAACATGACCCACGAACCCCACGGCACAAACCGATGACCCACCAGGGCATGACCCACGAATCAACAAAACTCATTTAACCATCGGCAACTGCAAGAAATGAAGAGTGTGAGGACTGAGGGGAGAGAGGAGCAATGGGTAGAAATGGGAAAGgaggtgaaagaaaaaaaaaattaaaatattctaaCCATTAGTGTGAACacaacataaaataattatttatttatttttaactttgagctacagtgcacagccatctttggctgtgcactgtagctgagaaGCCAAAATTTTTGGCTATAGCTCCACCATTGCAGCTCCACTTTTGtgattggtggtgctaaaaaatattgctatttttagcaccaccaatgtggatgctctaatataGGCTATATAGccaaagaattaaaaaagaatagaaattcCAAATGGAAAGAAAGAGAACCAATGAAATAAATGACATTGTCAAAATTGGTAGGCCCTAAATGcaagaccaatcaaacaaagtcctaataaaagatgacttcAGTTGGACCACTGAGACTTCTATGCAATCAGAAGTGCTGTGATTTCTCTCCATAATATCCATTGCAAGCGTACTGGGCTCAAATCCCAAACAAATGATGAGTGTTTACCAAATCAATTTCTCCAACCACTTAACAACACTCCCTGGAATCACCCAATGGACACCAATCATAGGGAAGACAAAAACCCTTAGACGTGTGCAACAACACAATGCAACAGGAGGCTGCCATAGTCTCCCCACTTTTCCTACACGTACAGCACCAATTAACCATGCTATAGGCTCTCTTCATAAGGTTGTCATATGTTGGGGTCTCTCCCCAAGCTACTGTCAAAAGAAGCACTAACcaatctattttttgttttgtaagcCAACACAAACATTCCATTTATAGGAGCTTCTTATTTTCAGCAGTAGCAGGCTAGCAGCCACCTTGAGGATACCGGAACATATGAGTTgcaaatcctccccaagtttctAGACCAAACTCACATCTAAAATGCGAGTTTCTAGATTATACATTTGAGCTTGTTATTTTCAGCAGTAACAGCCACCTTAAGGATACCAGAACCTTAAGGaactttttgcttttgttatttgGTTTATTTGTCATTATATTTGAATCTTTATTCTTTGAAGAATGGTGAAAATTTGGCATGTAATGAAAAATGTTGAGCTGCTCATGGAGAATGAGGGAGGTTAATTTTTATtgtactaataaaaaaaaaaaagatcgagGGGGGTTATTTTAGAAAGATGTCCACTTAGGGTATAATTTATGATACTGAGGATTATGCATCTGGGCAATATTGAGCAAAAAAGAtgaaatttctcaattttttcttgtttgacTCGTGTACTGTGTGAAGATTTAATAATATGGaacttaataattttatcagctataattaaatattttttttttagttctatcCTTTTGAAATGTGCCAATGTATAAGAAAGAttatgtttgaactttgaattaTAGGTGAATGTCAGGATACTTGGTTAGCTTCATTACATGATACTCAAAAAGGTTATTGGTACAGCCACTTGTTTAGGATGATCTATAGACTATAGCCCGTAGATGAGAGTGATAGCTGTGCCTACTTCCAGAAATATGAGAGATTCAAAATAACTACAATCTAATGTGTGTTTGTTCATATCCTGTCAATGTTCATGCATGAATTCCTTCTTTACAAGAGGTAGCTGGCAAATGAGTTGCACCATGATTTGGTGGACAAATGCTTACTAAGCTCTTCTCTCAAttgtatatttaatttttaatagtaTAAACTGCAAAATAAATTGGACGAAACATGCTCAGATTCTATTATTTGCAGGCGTCCCATTGAGCTGAAATGACAGGACAAAGAATTCTGTTGGTGGGGTTCTTGGCACAAATTTATGtcaattttctttgtttgtttcaataaaGTGATTGTGGAAAAGAGATTGTATGGGCAGGATGCGATGACAAATGAACATCAAACTTCATTTCACCATGTCTGTGAGCATGAACATTACTTCGATTTTAATGTGTTATTTACGTTCCTGACCTCCTATCCTTTtgtgtaatatatttttaagcAGCAGGGAATCCTATCATTTTTCCATACATAGCTAGCTACCTGTTCTTGCCCAAAATAATGTCAATTTTTAACCTTATTGGCTTCTATTCATTTTAATTCAATTCATTGTTTATTTAGGAACACAATTCTCCCTCAAATTGAAATTACCGTAGGTTTGATTTatagaagaacaagaaaaacaagTTACAGAGATTTGTTTGGTACTCGTATATTAGTCTGTAAGAGCATCAATAGCCAGTTTTGCTATcttatcttattttaccatctcaaaaggttactttatcaattataccatagcattttacaatacacccaacatcctaaaactctatttttttttcccattttatttaaatattcttttttattcctttttttttttctcttccttttcttctctttctccctcatcCTCTAGCACCGGCCACAACTAAACAAACAATCACAACCATGCCACCACTACCCTCGGCCCAACAAAATCCCACcggaaacaaaaacccaaaaaaaaaaaaataaataaaacccaccAAATACCCACtacaaacccagcaaacccaTAGCAACCCAACCAACCAAACGTCGGAcaccaaacccagaaaccagCCACCATGTCaaaaccaccaaacccaccaaacGCCGGTCTCTATGCCGATCTCCACGTTGGccaccaaacccaccaaacGCTGGTCTCTATGCCGTTCTCCACATCGGTCTCCACGCCGATCTTCACCGCGCTGACCTTCAGCCACCAGCCTCGCCACCACGTCGATCTAGAAATCCGATTTGGCGTGAGCTCCGATCTGGCACAGACTCAACTAAGAGAAGCTTGACAatggcgagagagagagaggggatgagaaagagagaaggaagagagagaaaagaaagaaaaaatgagagaggagtGAGAAATTGCCGGGTAAAACGTGGAGAgagcattaaattttttttttttttttttttttttttttttaataccattcagctacagtaccatcttacatttgagatggtactgtagctaaatCTCAAAGAAAATTTGGCTTTTCCCGTATGGCCTTTCGGTTGTTGATCAATTTTTGGGCCTGTATGTCAAAAGTACTTTACATTTGGCATATAACAGGCCCATTGTTGATGCTCTAAGCACCTCAAAGTACTCCTAAGTTACCCAAGCTCACTTTACATGAATAAAATCTGTGGACACAATTTTGCGTAGTTGTTGAAATGGATTGTTAATAAAATGATCTTGATAGTAGAGTCATGTGAAAATAGTGCTATTCTAGTTACTATTTATTACCTTAATAAGTTgtaaaaaagattttgaaaaatgtatatCCATAATGTTGcacttaaaaagttaaaaacaccGCACAAAATGGAAGTGCTCGATACCTTCACATGCTTAAAACTTGGACTGGCTTTTGTAGTGTGGTGTCGTTTGACTGGCTTCTCCTGTCAAATTCGGGCTAAGGCCCGTACCAGCTGATATGTTACCTCTAAAATCATTGAGTGGATTAACAAGCTTGATTCCCATTTCTGTTAGAATTTGACTGGCCTGAGGCCTAATCCGCATTGAATTCCAGTGTAACTCTTTTGCTCCTGTTCACACTTTAAACTATCTTCCTTCAAATTTGAGaacaagtttttgttttttgtttttaatacgtaattcaatagttacaatcaATTAGGGGATTTGAGCTCTGAATATCTTTAAAAGACCGGCAGGAGATGTCAACTAGTTAAATTATAAAGTTCTTGGCAAATTTGAGAACAAGTTAAGAACCTCGCAAATCACAATTATTTGTATGGCTTCATTAATGAGCTGAATGGAAACATTTCTTACTGCAAGACTCGCTGTGTAAGGGTCAACAGCACAAAGTATTGAAACAGTCACTGGCATCCACGTGTGTAGGAGAGCTTACCATCAGAGAAGGGCAACAAATCTGATCACCCATCCGTGTGTAATatttctcaaattgattatttaagAATAATAAACACATTAGATTCTCAAATCATGTTAGCTCCCCAACTCTTCGTCATAAGTCAAGAAAATTTAAGGTTGGCATGGTTGTATAGTGTAGACAAAGGGACGACCTACCTGGCTAAGGTTTACAATGTCATCACAATCACATGCCAATATACATAGAAAAATGCGCACGGTATCTTAACCTTCGCGAAAT
This DNA window, taken from Quercus robur chromosome 2, dhQueRobu3.1, whole genome shotgun sequence, encodes the following:
- the LOC126712535 gene encoding NADH dehydrogenase [ubiquinone] 1 beta subcomplex subunit 2, with protein sequence MAGGHGAGTTYKGITVHQPKRWHSITGKGMCAVMWFWILYRAKQDAPVVLGWRHPWEGHGDHSHGDEHEH